A DNA window from Brassica napus cultivar Da-Ae chromosome C1, Da-Ae, whole genome shotgun sequence contains the following coding sequences:
- the LOC106453733 gene encoding uncharacterized protein LOC106453733, producing the protein MASRLGVSLRAALTASHAPHFDDGTRRHSSSIFTAPFPNRRNRIGSRTLRVSNDGPESYLDMWKNAVDREKKEKAFEKIAENVASDGDKGDLNKKSDEFQKILEVSVEERDRIQRMQVVDRAAAAISAAKAILASNNSGDGKDGFQEEDGIEVEETQNNAKSKGMWSRTVYVPRSETSGSETPGPDFWSWTPPGDSEMSSDASMDLQPKPSEFPTLSNPVLEKEPSSDSLSIPYESMLSTERHSFVIPPFESLIEVKKETETKPTSSEHDLNAVSSANAEEAARVLDGLDDSASSGVSQEGLKWWKQTGVEKRPDGVVCRWTMIRGVTADGVVEWQDKYWEASDDFGFKELGSEKSGRDAAGNVWREFWREAMMQENGVVHMEKTADKWGKSGQGDEWQEKWFEHYDATGKSEKWAHKWCSLDRNTPLDVGHAHVWHERWGEKYDGQGGSTKYTDKWAERWVGDGWDKWGDKWDENFNPSAQGVKQGETWWEGKHGDRWNRSWGEGHNGSGWVHKYGKSSSGEHWDTHVQQETWYERFPHFGFFHCFDNSVQLRAVRKPSDSENDGEKQ; encoded by the exons ATGGCTTCGCGTCTTGGAGTCTCCCTACGCGCCGCCTTGACGGCATCTCACGCCCCGCACTTCGACGACGGAACACGCCGTCACTCCTCGTCAATTTTCACGGCGCCATTCCCGAACCGGAGAAATCGAATCGGATCGAGGACGCTTAGGGTTTCGAATGACGGACCCGAATCGTACCTCGACATGTGGAAAAACGCCGTCGATCgcgagaagaaggagaaggccTTCGAGAAAATAGCCGAGAATGTAGCTTCCGATGGCGATAAAGGAGATTTAAACAAGAAGAGCGACGAATTCCAGAAGATCTTGGAAGTCTCCGTCGAGGAGAGAGATCGGATTCAGCGGATGCAGGTCGTGGATCGCGCCGCCGCGGCTATCTCGGCCGCGAAAGCCATTCTCGCCTCTAACAATTCAGGCGACGGCAAAGATGGGTTTCAAGAGGAGGATGGAATCGAAGTCGAGGAGACTCAGAACAACGCTAAGTCCAAAG GGATGTGGAGCAGAACAGTGTATGTCCCTCGGTCTGAAACTTCTGGTTCCGAGACACCAGGACCTGACTTTTGGTCGTGGACACCTCCTGGAGATAGTGAGATGAGTTCCGATGCGAGTATGGACTTGCAACCTAAGCCTTCTGAGTTTCCAACCTTGTCAAATCCTGTACTGGAGAAAGAACCTTCGTCGGATTCTCTTTCCATACCTTACGAGAGCATGCTCTCCACCGAAAGACATAGCTTTGTTATCCCTCCTTTTGAGTCTTTGATCGAGGTTAAAAAAGAGACAGAGACAAAGCCCACGTCGTCGGAACATGACCTTAATGCCGTATCTTCAGCAAATGcggaagaagcggctcgtgttCTTGATGGTTTGGATGATTCTGCGTCATCTGGAGTTAGCCAAGAGGGATTGAAGTGGTGGAAGCAAACGGGTGTTGAGAAAAGGCCTGATGGTGTGGTTTGCAGGTGGACTATGATACGTGGTGTTACTGCTGATGGTGTTGTCGAGTGGCAGGACAAGTATTGGGAGGCTTCTGATGACTTTGGGTTTAAGGAACTTGGTTCTGAGAAATCAGGACGTGATGCTGCTGGAAACGTGTGGCGTGAGTTCTGGAGAGAGGCGATGATGCAG GAGAACGGTGTTGTGCATATGGAGAAAACTGCAGACAAATGGGGAAAGAGTGGACAAGGTGATGAATGGCAAGAGAAGTGGTTTGAGCATTACGATGCTACCGGAAAATCAGAAAAATGGGCTCACAAATGGTGCAGCCTTGACCGTAACACACCACTTGATGTTGGCCACGCTCATGTCTGGCATGAGAG GTGGGGAGAGAAGTATGACGGGCAAGGCGGAAGCACCAAGTACACAGACAAGTGGGCGGAGAGGTGGGTAGGGGATGGTTGGGACAAGTGGGGAGACAAATGGGACGAGAACTTTAACCCGAGCGCTCAAGGAGTGAAGCAAGGTGAGACTTGGTGGGAAGGGAAGCACGGTGACCGGTGGAACCGGAGCTGGGGTGAAGGACATAACGGTTCGGGTTGGGTACACAAATACGGGAAAAGCAGTAGTGGTGAACACTGGGACACACATGTGCAACAAGAGACTTGGTATGAGAGGTTCCCTCACTTTGGTTTCTTCCACTGTTTTGACAACTCTGTTCAGCTCCGAGCTGTTCGGAAGCCTTCTGATTCAGAAAATGATGGAGAAAagcaataa